One Thermodesulfobacteriota bacterium DNA window includes the following coding sequences:
- a CDS encoding aldehyde dehydrogenase encodes MRYAETGYILEIDLSTGNIEKVQTDPETTQVYLGGLGTNAKIFWDRISPDVEPFSPENLLIFSAGLLVGTPAPAANRTIITSISPQNSLFGFSIMGGYWAPELKFAGYDKIVVKGKAPDWVYIWINNDKVEIRDARHLQGKSTYETAETIREELGEPRAQIVSIGLAGENRVYFASIETHRGSASRLGLGAIMGDKKLKAVAVRGTKDINVAKPLEFINECNKVLEYIQYRLNNPIPGVPPILAYIGSPQEMALHDEEWHLDSFAWGHARYRRKGFWNKDIEKRWAETMESVRKRLISCYNCPVRCAGIIEVPGYPTYILKCFTKLTYVMAAEVDDLDFGFQILSRAQHYGVDGFTAPQVMAFAIELYENGILTESEMEGFPKDKKERFFWLLERIVRREGIGDVLADGVYWAARKIGRGAEAFDHNTIKKHEQVPIKLGMLNPIYYIMWSTGEKANITQIEGQIPQAPLPREWREEFVKDWIQIPTGKEERFKQFILEWGEEGKTFPFWPPPDLVCELVEWQETMHYIDDSLGLCAGVSSFPIKPPYHIHNLPLFVSYGAGFEVDEDELWKIATRVRNLVRANNIRRGLRREDEKPPEDHWKKRFPEYEKKLMDEYYKYRGWNSQGIPTKETLKKLGLDYVYEDFVKRGILSE; translated from the coding sequence ATGAGGTACGCGGAAACCGGTTATATCCTTGAGATAGATCTTTCCACTGGAAACATTGAGAAAGTTCAGACTGACCCAGAGACAACGCAAGTGTATCTAGGGGGTTTAGGCACAAACGCTAAGATCTTTTGGGATAGGATTTCACCGGATGTCGAACCCTTTTCCCCGGAAAACCTTCTCATATTTAGCGCGGGACTCCTTGTCGGTACTCCGGCTCCCGCTGCAAATAGAACAATCATAACCTCAATTTCTCCTCAAAACTCTCTTTTCGGTTTTTCCATAATGGGAGGTTACTGGGCTCCGGAGCTCAAATTCGCTGGATACGACAAGATAGTTGTAAAAGGAAAAGCCCCGGACTGGGTCTACATATGGATAAACAACGACAAAGTCGAAATAAGAGATGCCAGACACCTCCAAGGAAAGAGCACCTATGAGACTGCGGAAACAATAAGAGAGGAGCTTGGCGAACCCAGGGCTCAGATCGTTTCAATAGGCCTAGCCGGCGAAAACAGGGTTTACTTCGCATCCATTGAAACCCACAGAGGAAGCGCTAGTAGACTCGGTCTCGGAGCGATAATGGGTGACAAAAAACTAAAGGCAGTGGCTGTTAGGGGAACAAAGGACATAAATGTGGCAAAACCTTTAGAGTTCATAAATGAATGTAATAAAGTACTAGAGTACATACAGTACAGGCTGAACAATCCGATACCTGGTGTACCTCCAATACTGGCTTACATCGGTTCACCCCAGGAGATGGCTCTCCACGATGAGGAATGGCACCTCGATAGCTTCGCCTGGGGTCATGCGAGGTACAGGAGAAAAGGGTTCTGGAATAAGGATATAGAAAAAAGATGGGCAGAAACGATGGAAAGTGTGAGAAAGAGGCTGATTAGCTGTTACAATTGCCCTGTAAGGTGCGCCGGAATAATAGAGGTTCCAGGATATCCAACCTATATACTTAAATGCTTTACAAAGCTGACTTACGTTATGGCGGCCGAAGTCGACGATCTTGACTTTGGCTTCCAGATACTATCTCGGGCGCAGCATTACGGTGTTGACGGCTTTACTGCACCTCAGGTCATGGCATTTGCCATAGAACTTTACGAGAATGGAATACTTACAGAAAGTGAGATGGAAGGTTTTCCAAAGGATAAAAAGGAAAGGTTTTTCTGGCTTTTGGAAAGAATAGTGAGAAGAGAAGGTATAGGAGACGTTTTAGCGGACGGAGTCTACTGGGCTGCAAGAAAGATTGGGCGAGGGGCGGAAGCCTTTGACCATAACACGATAAAGAAACACGAGCAGGTACCGATAAAACTGGGAATGCTAAACCCGATTTATTACATAATGTGGTCTACAGGGGAAAAGGCAAATATAACGCAAATAGAAGGACAGATACCACAGGCGCCTCTACCGAGGGAGTGGAGAGAGGAGTTTGTAAAGGACTGGATACAGATACCAACGGGAAAAGAGGAAAGGTTTAAGCAGTTCATATTGGAGTGGGGCGAAGAGGGAAAGACTTTTCCGTTCTGGCCTCCCCCTGACCTTGTGTGTGAGCTTGTGGAATGGCAGGAGACTATGCATTACATAGATGATTCATTAGGGCTTTGTGCTGGTGTATCATCATTCCCGATAAAGCCTCCGTATCACATTCACAATCTTCCTTTATTTGTGTCATACGGTGCGGGATTCGAGGTTGATGAAGATGAACTCTGGAAGATTGCTACACGGGTCAGAAACTTGGTGAGGGCTAACAATATAAGGAGGGGCCTTAGAAGAGAGGATGAAAAACCTCCAGAGGATCACTGGAAAAAAAGGTTCCCCGAATATGAGAAGAAGCTTATGGATGAGTACTACAAATACAGAGGATGGAATTCCCAAGGGATACCAACAAAGGAGACACTTAAAAAGCTAGGACTTGATTATGTCTATGAAGACTTTGTAAAACGGGGAATACTGAGCGAATAG
- a CDS encoding dodecin family protein — protein MSNSVYKIIEVVGTSTVSWEDAAKNAVEMASRTLEDLRIAEVVRQDVTIEDGKVKLYRVRLNLSFKYHPEL, from the coding sequence ATGAGCAACAGTGTCTACAAAATAATTGAAGTTGTCGGAACAAGTACCGTTTCTTGGGAAGATGCGGCCAAAAACGCTGTTGAAATGGCCTCCAGAACTCTTGAGGATCTAAGAATTGCCGAGGTCGTAAGGCAGGATGTCACTATCGAGGACGGAAAGGTAAAGCTTTATAGAGTAAGGCTTAATCTTTCATTCAAGTACCATCCAGAGCTTTAA